The following DNA comes from Triticum aestivum cultivar Chinese Spring chromosome 3D, IWGSC CS RefSeq v2.1, whole genome shotgun sequence.
CTTCAGGTATCATTCGAATTTAATGATACCCAGCTCTCAAATCTAGTTTAGAAAACCATTTTGCTCCAGCCAATTCATCAAGTAATTCATCAATGACTGGCAAGGGAAATCTGCTTTTTACTGTCAAAGCATTGAACTTTCTATAATCTACACAAAACCTCcatgttccatccttctttttcacAAGTAACACTGGAGAGGCAAAAGGGCTCAAACTGGGTGTAATGAGACCTGCTTTTAACATCTCATCCACTTGTCTTTCAATTTCATCCTTTTGTAAGGGAGAATATCTATAAGGTCTACTGTTCACTGGTACAGCCCCAGGAACCAAATTGATTGCATGATCAATCTATCTGCGAGGAGGTAATGGCTTTGGATCACTGAAAACATCGGTATATTGTTGAAGCAGTTCCTTAATAGGTTCAGGAAAATCCTGTTTGTCTTCCTTCTCATATACAGGATGAATTAAAGCCACTGCCATAATATCATTGCCCTTGTCCCATTTCAGTAACTGTTCAACAGGCATCTCCTTCAGTTCTGGTTTCTGACTGGGCAACACTCCTTGTAATTTCACATCTTGTCCATTATAATCAAACTGAATCCATTTTTCTGCCCAATGACACTTCATCACTCCCCACTTTTCCAACCAATCCATGCCCAAAATTATGTCATAGCTGCCCAGTTGCAAAACCTTCATAGGACTAGTAAAGTTCTGTCCCTGTAGCCACCAAGTTACATTAGGAACATATTCAGTACACTGTAGCTTATCACCATTTGCCACCTTGACAGATAAAGGTTCAGACAATTTTTCTGATGATAACTTGATCCTTTCCAAAATAGCCTGATCTACAAAAGTGTGTGTACTTCCAGAATCTAACAACAGCAACACTACTTGATTTCCAATAAGTGCTCTGAACTGTATAGTTTTTGGATGAGTTGCACCTGACAGGGCCTGAACAGAAATAGTAGCACACTCCTCCTGCTGATCATACAACAGTGCATCCAACACTGCATCAGAGATGATCTCATGAGTATTTACATCTTCCACTGCTTTCAGATGAGCAGCTTTCTCAGTTGCAGGTGTGCAAACATGACCAGGGTTGTACTTTTCCCCACAACCATAACATAGGCCATTAGCTCTCCTATACTCCTTAAGTTGCTTAGCTTTCCAAAGCTCTCCAGGTGCAAAACTGCTTCTAGAGTCCTGTCTACTTGTGAAATTCTTTGCATAATTGGTTTTACTGCCCTTGTTTTGCTGAAGTAACCTCTCCTGAACTTGAGCATATAGTGCAGCTTGCTGAACAGATTCAGGCAACTGCATTTCCACCGCAGCTCGCAACTCTTCCTTTAAACAAATGATAAATCTTGTGACCAACAGGGTGTCACTCAATTGAGGTTCATACAACCTGATGCTATAAACCAACTATTGAAATTTGCTCTTGTACTCCTCAACGGTGCCCCACTGTTTCAACCTGAGTAAGGACTGCAGCAGCTCTCTATGCACATTCACATCAAATTCCGCCAGCAATGCCTCACAAAACTGCTCCCAATTCGGCCACACTCCCTTCTGTCTCATTGACTGAAACCAATGTGCAGCGTTGTCAACCAGATTCAGAGATGCTGATGCCACCCGGAAACTGTCAGGGATATTGTACAGTTGGAAGAATGCCTCACACTGATCGATCCAGATCCTTGCTCCCGTACCATCAAATTTTGGAAAATCCATTTTGGGCATCCAATTTCTCTTTCCAGTCGCTTCCTCACACTGCACATGTTCTTCCTGTTCCACACTGGGATATGGGTTGTGGTTCTGTACCTGGGGTGCCCGATGCTGAGTCCTTGCCGTCGATCCCTGAGATGTTGGAGCCGCTCCCAATAACCCATCTGGAGGCGGGGGAACTTGAGGTACAGCCCCTCCCCTCGCAGCGCCCTGATTGCTCTGCTTCATCGACTGAACTTGCTCTTGCTGCACCTTCCCCAAAGTATCACAGGAGAGATTTACCTTCACTTGCACCTGATCCAACCGCTTAGACTACTCCTCCAGCTTCGCATCCAGCGCCTCCAATCGGTCGCAGATTTCGGCCACTTTCGTCAATTTGCTCTGCTCCGCACGGATCTCCGCAAATTCCTTCAGCATGCGCTCCTGGAACGCCTCCATGCCGCGCTCGAGGTATTTGGTCTGGGCACTGGGTTTGAACGTCGTCGTGCCGTTCCTCTCTGAAGCAACCCACCTCAGGTCGGGGTTTACACCGATCGAACCCTAAGGTGATCGAAGACCGTCGCCTCGGAATTACGCTCTCGAGAAAGCGGAAGCGGGCCACGGATCAGTCGCTCTGATACCAGATTGTAACGCCCTTTCTGCTGGCCACGAAGGACCGCCGGATTTGGTGAAGAAGGGGAGCCGGGGTTGAGAGAGATGCAGacgcaacgagagagagagagagcgagagagagcgagagcgagagagagagagagagcgagagagcgagcgagcgagcgagagagagagagagagagagagagagagagagagagaggctcagAGAATGAGATTCAAATTCAATTCCACGATACCCGTACACGCCACCCCACTCGAGCTTATATATCCGCTCGTTACAATCGCGGGCCTCGGCCCAATCACTCACGCAGCCCACACGACTATCACAGCCCAACTTCTATTCAAACCTCCCGCCCTGCGCTTCCGCCTTGTCACTGCGGTTACGCCTTCCTGGCTGCTTCACAGCCAGCGTCAGTAGCTGCATACTGACATGAGGATGATACCATGCTGCTACTTACTCTAATTCAGTGTTTTAGACTTTTTGTTACTTTGTAGGAACAGACGAATCGGCGGAGGCTCTCTCCTCGTACTCCCGGTCCTATCGCTTCTCCTCCGGTGCGCCGCCTCCCACTCGTCTCTCATCACTCCCTCGATCTGCGCCGGCGCCGCACCGACCCGCCCCGATTCCTTCCCTCCCTGCCGGCCAACTCCTCCTCTCTCGATCTGCAGCACTGCTCCACCTCCGGTCCCTGATCTGGCCATCCCAGGCTCACCCCTCGTCTCCCTCCGTGGCTTGCGGCAGATGGATTTCAAGTTGCGCTCCTCAGCAGCAGCAGCTTGCGGCGGATCGATTCCCTGCCTTCTTGCGGCAGCGGCGGCCGTGGaggagtagagcagcagcaggggCAAGAAGTGGCTAGCAGGCagcggagcagcagcaacagagaGCAGCATCCATAGCAGCAGCAACAGAGAGCAGCAGCATAGGAATTGCTTGGTGCGTACGTTGGATTGATTCAACTGAGAGCTTAATTAGTATAGCAGCAAGCAGCATCTAGTTTTTCATGATTTTTTGCTTGATGCGTATGTTGAATTGCTGGGTAATGATTTTTCACCTATATACTGTGTGTTGTGTTAAATACGGAGTATAAAATAGTGTGGATTCATGTTTGATTTATTCATGAGTATATTTATAAATTGTTGGTGTTGCAAACAAAATTCAAATGTTTCTCACAACTTGACTACTCTGTTGCTGATATGATACAAAGAGTAACTATTCATGCTGTTGCAGAAAATCATTTCATTCGAGCTCCAGAACCAAACACTAGAACGTAACCATTCCATTCCATCTCTAATACTCATAACCAAACATAGGAACGGAACCAACCCATTTCCGTGGAATGAACCATGACATTCCGTTCCACTTCGTTcttgaaccaaacacacccttagttACCATGTTTGATCATACTATGGAATCTGTTGATCTCAGAACAGCAGAATGTGACGCTATTTGGAAAGAACAGTGGTGGCGTTATTTGGGATCATTTCACACATCGGCCGTGTTAATTAGTTAGGGTGGGTTATAAACTTTGAGCCTGAGTTGCTTGTTGAAGCACACTGTCATAAGTTTGTGAATTATGAAGTATCAGAAGCAGTCTTGAAAGCTACTGCTCCATACAAATATGTTATGACTGATCTCACAGTAGTCTTTTTTTGGCTTCTCAGTTCCTGTTCTGCCCACATGGACAAATTAAGTTCTTTTTCTGGCTTCAGTTAGTACAGTAACAGCTAAGGATCCCAATTGTAGCTGCAGTGTATAAATGATGCTACCACAACAAAGGAATGTTTTTGCACTGCCTATTCACTCAAATACATCAGTTTTGAAGTGATGCCATTACTGCAAAAAAAAAAATGTCACATACCTCTAGATGTCAGCTGCGATACTGTATAAACTTCAGTACTGTTTTGTGTCGTGAGATACTCCAGACGCAAACAGAAGAGGAATAAAATCAAATCGAATGAAGAACGGAGGAGTCTGCACTCTGCAGGGCTTGTGTTGGATCTGATGCTCTTATCTTGGTGCAGGATTTCCGAAGACGTATGCTATCGTCCCTCTTTGATTGGCATTGGTAAGCTGCACCTTGATCACCTCGGAATCTCCCAAAAAGTTGTGGCTCAAGAACAGCCAGGCGAAGGTGATAAGCTCCCCTCCTCTAGCCAAGTGCGCCGCGTGCAGCTCCGGCCGGGACTTGGTGGCCGCATAGATGAGCAGCTTCGTCCATATGTCTACCAACTCCTGCAGTGTTTCCATGCTTGGCTCGATGTTGAAGAAACCTTCAGAATCCTGCTGCTCATCTATAAGATGTGGAAACAAGTGTGCCATTTTCTCCAGCGTATATAAGGCGCTGTCATTGAGCGGCAGCATCGAAGGGTGGGTGACCAAAAGGTATGCCATGTAGTTGGATAGTTTCCGACATACTTCCACCAAGACAATGCAGCTCGTACCTGTGTCTGTCTCCATGTCCGAAGGAGGATGAAGAGGATATTTTCTCAAGTGTGCCTCTGTGATAAAATGCACTAAGGCAACCTTTCCACCAAAATCTTCACGAATGTCTTGTAGCTCTTGCACTATGCCGCCAAGTTTTGGCCAATGCCGGGGATCTCTGTTGATCTCAGCATCGAAGTCAGTAATTCCCTTCACAACACACTCCATCGTATCCTTATCTGCCTCCACGTGCTCGGTGTCTAACAACCTGCTCATCCAGAACAACATTTTATCCTCTTTGACACCAACCAAACTCACCAAGCTTTTGATCACTGTGGTCATTGCTCGTCGACCATATGACCTTGGCTGGTCGCTGCCTGCATCCAACCACCTGTGGAAGTTGTACTGCCCAATTGAATTTAGATATGGCTTCCTCTCCGGCCATCCAATGCCACTGCACAGGAGAAACCAGGACAACTTTGCAAGCATGCTGCACCTTCGCATCTTCAACCACGCCCAGGACCATGGTGACATTATCAAAATAAACATGGCACATACTTCCAACAAAAAGCATCCTACGAAGAGCGACCAGGTGATTGCAATGTCGGCTCTATTGTACCTCCGTTTGTCGCTCGTGAGGAAGAGCACCAAGGCAACCAGAACAGACACCTGAGAGATGCATCGCAATATGATGCCACTCCTTGTTCTGAGCACACAGGACTTAGTATACAGGTCATCGTACATCATGCCAAGCTCGAGCCTCATCCGCTTCACCCAATTGCTTGGGGTTTCTTGGATAACATTACCGCTATCACCTGATCGTGCTGTAAAGATTCGAAAGACACGTGGCATACGATGCAGGACAGCGCAAACAATGTGAGAATAGGGATCCTCGGCAACCTCTCCCGGCACCTGTTGCTTGTACTGTTGTCCAGTGGAACCCTCGAGGGTTTCAAAGCTCCCACACTTGAGAGACCATACCCTTTCTCCATACTTGATAATTCCAGCAGCAAACACAAAGACATCTGAAACTAGAAGCTCCACGCCGTGTTTGTCAATAGACTTCCAGAAAACATATAAAGCTAGGACAACTTGCATAAACAGAGTCAGTAAATGTCTCAACCACAACTTGTTGTCCTCCATGGCGAGAGCAGTAATGGTGTCCTGTCCACCAAGATGGATGAGAAGAAATGGTGCCCAGAAGAAAGATAGTCCGGTGGTCGCATCCTCATGGCGTGAGAGATAGCCCAGGGTGTAAACTGCCACTAAGTCCGCGCCCAGATAAGCTATCCATGTGAAGAACCTGAGAAACGAGTTGATGGTACGCCGCCGAAGGCTGCCAGCGAAGAAGAGGAACATTTGTAGCATGAAGCTAAGGAGCACAAGCACCTGGATTTCCCACTCATAATATAGTTTCATGATACTCCCCATCTAGATTTCCAGTGTCTCGAACCACGTACCTGTTGGACAGAATAgtttcatcatattttcctttttGCTGAAGCAATCAGAAGCTTTTAGTACGACACACTTGAAAAGTAGCAAGAATCCTTCTCAGTAGTATATCTGCTACTGCTAGCACTTGAAAATAGATATTATGTCATTTTAGTTTTGCAAGCGTAAACTCAAAAACAACAAAATAATAAATTACCAAATCCAGTTAGTCAGTGTGGGGAAGTAGAAATTCGTACTTCAATCTTTAATTTGTACTGGACGTAAAAGGGAAATGCAAATCAGGGATGTACTTTCAGAAATTCGCAATGCGCagttttctcaaaaaagaaaagaatcgaacatttcaaaaaatgaaaaactatCAGCGACAACGAATATGGGCCTGGACTAAGGCGGCCTTCTGTGTTTGGTCGTTTCATTGGAGCACGCAAGGCTGGGTCGAACCAGACCAGGTGAAACGACCGGCCCGAGGGCAAAATCGTCCTAAAACAAATGACGTGTGGGCCCAGACATGGAAAAGGGTAAAAATGTTTATTACTGCAAGAGCAAGAACAAGAGGGAAGAGGTTGTTGCTCTGTCTTGGGCATGGTCGTCGGGTCAGGAATGAGAGCCGGCCGTCGCCCACCGTCGGAGATGGCCACAGCCGAGATTTCTTGACGCACTTGTCCCTCTACCCGTTCTAAAGAAAAAAGTAACTTGCTCCTCTGACCAAAAGCAGAAGCAGAGTGGATCCTGGGGAGGAGCAGAGCAAATGATGAGTCGGGCGAGGCCTAACCTGAAGAGCGGATCGGTCCGGCTGGAGCTCAATGGCGGCGGCCACTGGTCCGGGTCTCAGGTGGACGGCTAGTGCGGAAGGGGAGCTCAAGCTGGCTGTCTCTTCCAGGAAGCCAGATCTAGTCCGGAGGGGGGAGGCAGAGTGGACCGTATTTTCACAGCGTATGCGTCTTACACAAGCGGAAACGGATTTTCAAGCCTGGGACCGGTTACGTATGGAAATGGAGCCGCCCCCTTGCTTTGCTTGGACATGGTGCCGGCCTAGAATGGTCCAGCAACCAATGGCCTCATATTTTATTGGGCAACATGCTCCAACTCATTTAAATGATAGGTCTGCACTAGAATGAATATTAGAGCATTTTCAATAGTTGTAAGATAGGTACTGGCAAATTTGCCACTTAAAACATAGCGATGATGTGGCATATAATAAATATGAagagagagcaaagttgtatgtagattaaccaacaacctttgcacaagctccaaggCGAAATAAAGAGCAATCACATTTATATTCTCATCATTCATTGGATAGCACTAGTGCaaaaccgggctttagcgccggttcgtaagggcctttagtgccggttctacaaccggcactaaagagtggagactaaaggcccccctttgctaccagttcggcacgaaccggcgctaaagtgccaccacgtggcacgagccaggcccgggtgctggtagaccattagtaccggttggtagcaccaactggtactaaatgtttgggagggttttggttttaatttttatttttttcattaattttgtgttttccatttaattcttttttatttgctggtattttacgatactacatattgtacacgttatgcatatatataaatagattttctcgtagaaccgatcatacatatatatatatatctactcctaatggagcagttggtagtctcgctttcaggttttttttagtcccacctttcatggttttttggtacctcctcccacctctgACTTATCCACCAGAAATCGAAAAAACCTCCTCCTGTGGCCCCAACCCGCACCCATCCACGTACCAAAAAATAGACCTACGAAGGTTAACCAACGAAAAAAGACCTACCAAGATTAACCAACGAAAAAAAACTTAATGGAGGAGTTGGTAGTCCGGTACGGTTTATTTTCAACACTTTCCTAATGACAaaagatcacggatctaactttcctagcttagccaaatcaacgaatctctttcataaatgcaatttgctttaggaaacaaataatagattctttcctaccttagccaaatcaacggatctcttccattaatgcaatttgctttaggaaacaaataatagattctttcctaccttaaccaaatcagtgaatttctctcattaatgcaatttgctttaggaaataaataatagattttcaggaaacaaataatgggtttaatacggtttattttcaacactttcctaatgacaaaagatcacggatctaactttcctagctttgccaaatcaacgaatctctttcataaatgcaatttgctttaggaaacaaatgatagattctttcctaccttagccaaatcaacggatctcttccattaatgcaatttgctttaggaaacaaataataNNNNNNNNNNaataatagattctttcctaccttaaccaaatcagtgaatttctctcattaatgcaatttgctttaggaaataaataatagattttcaggaaacaaataatggatttaatacagtttattttcaacactttcctaatgacaaaagatcacggatctaactttcctagcttagccaaatcaacgaatctctttcataaatgcaatttgctttaggaaacaaatgatagattctttcctaccttagccaaatcaacggatctcttccaCAAATGCAATTagctttaggaaataaataatagattcTNNNNNNNNNNNNNNNNNNNNNNNNNNNNNNNNNNNNNNNNNNNNNNNNNNNNNNNNNNNNNNNNNNNNNNNNNNNNNNNNNNNNNNNNNNNNNNNNNNNNNNNNNNNNNNNNNNNNNNNNNNNNNNNNNNNNNNNNNNNNNNNNNNNNNNNNNNNNNNNNNNNNNNNNNNNNNNNNNNNTGGATTTAATACAGTTTATTTTCAACACTTTTGTAATGACAaaagatcacggatctaactttcctagcttagccaaatcaacgaatctctttcataaatgcaatttgctttaggaaacaaatgatagattctttcctaccttagccaaatcaacagatctcttccattaatgcaatttgctttaggaaacaaataatagattctttcctaccttaaccaaatcagtgaatttctctcattaatgcaatttgctttaggaaataaataatagattttgaggaaacaaataatggatttaaagaaattcATAGGTAAACCATCTCTACTActtattaaacaagaaaacatgtACATCGCTAAGTGTACCCAGCCTAACGTACACATAACAACATAGCTCAATTATAACCACACGATCAGAATCACTTAATTTAATCTAATCCAGAGCCAAAAACGCGCTTAGCAATTTACCtgggcggacgaaaactctgccgtaCCAAACGTTCCGCGCGCCCCGCGTCGACCTTGGTACATCGTTTCCTAATCCaaggaaaggaaaacacaatccgaTTTCGAAAGATCCCTGAATGCAGGTGAGCGACGCGGTCAACACGGGGAGGCGGCGGCatctcgagggaacggtgatggccAAGTTgtgggctccggcggggctgctGTGGATCTGGCGGATGGCAGCAGGATCGGGTCGACGACGGACGGCTCCGGCGAGAGTCGGAGGGACGACGGCGCCGGCTGAGCTCCTCCATGGCCTGCTGCGGTTCCAGGGAGAACAGAAGGAAGGGAGGGGAGGAAGGGCACGGCCAGCAGGCTCTCACCTCTCTTACCTCCATGCCGCCGTCGACACGACCCCCGAGCCTAGACCACGACCCATGCGACGGGACCCCGCtgatgccggcggcggtgccgggtTCCATGATCTATTCGACTTCATGTGTCGAATCATCAAGTCCGCACCAGCACTCCACCGGGCCCCTCAGTTGGATCGGCGTCCGTATCAGCTCCTGCGTCTGCAAGTCAAGGGGTAGGCTGCTCGATCGCATCTCCAAGAGTCCCTCGCCGCCACAACGCCTGTAGTCACGGACGGCCGTACCTGTCGATGGGAGCGGCTGAGCAGGGGACATCCCGCCGATCCGATGGCGGAAGGGCGAGATAATGGGCAAGTCTACCTCGGGTTGAATCTGGACACCAGCGAGCTCCTTGCAGTAAACCAGGTGCTGGACTTTTGCGTTTTGTTTATCAGGTTTGCACTGTGTGAATCACGCCGGTCCGGCTCTCACCCCTCTCTGACCTCCATGCCGCAGTTGAGCGCTCCTTCGAAACAAGATTATCGTGTCCAGGTATACAGTCCGCCACAAAACTCTCCCGTGCAGTGGGCGTACAGAAGGTACCTTCCTCTCCTGATTTTGTATATGGCAGTGTAGTACTATGTGGTTAACTGAAAACGAAGAGTAAGCAAAATAGTTCCTGTCAGAACAACTGTAGCCGGCATCGCCGCCGTCGCTTATGGAGCTCCACACCATTCCCCAATTGTACGAGAGCATGTTCAATCTTCGCCATTCTATACTATGTGCAAATGGTCAACTCTTTTCCAAACAAGAAGATATGAGGATTAGGCATATATGCCCCATAAGGTAGCTATATTCATGTGTTGTAGTGTGGATTATGGTCACGCTCTGTCTTGGACTGCATATAGCTAGGTTAACAAAAATGGATACTCtgcatattttttgaatttttagtaAGGTCTACATGAATAAGGTTAGCAGTAGTTCTGACTTGGGGCACTGGTTAATTCTTCACATGCAGGAACATGGAGAGATGGTGGGCTCCAAGCCCATGGTGATTTTATTGTGCTTGCAGCTTGAGATGTACTTGGTCCAAATGAAAATCATCATTTTGAAGGGTTAGTAGATGATGCACGTATATAGTTAGATCTTAATTTTGTTTATTATTCAAAATGCTTGTACCCACTAGATTTCATTTTTTTACCTTGAAGGAGTATTAtattactattatttggaatccacCTTGATCatccacttctatttttcctaggCAACTTCGCATGGAATTAGGATCACTTAATAAGGTTCTGGTTTCTTTTTCAAATTCACTTGCTTTATGCATGAACCTATTATAGATTTGTTGGTGTTGATTTGCAGTAAGAGCAAATGTAATATTGTTCTCATCAATTTCTTTCATAGCATGTGTAATGCATTATAACATCAGTTTCATTGGATTGGAAAAGGTGATAAACATGCAACCATTCTTACTCGATGATATGAATACTTCAGGAGCAATGGTGGCATTTGTTTGCACATTAGTATTCCATTATGTAGTAAAGGATATGGTCTGGTAGTCATTCTTTATCGTTATAGTTAttgtcaaatggtggaatattgctGCCTAGCAGCTCTGGTTCATGCGTGTGTGAAAAACAATGTAAAATCATTTTTGTTGCTGTAGAATCTCATGAGTCGTATGAAAAAGAAGGCTAGgatatttatattttttaattgTTCAGCTGCTTGTGTTATAGATCTGGGCATACCTTTTGTTTGAGATAAATTTGGGCATAAATTGTCACAAATAAATGGGTGGCGTTGGGTCAAGGTTCAGGAACCCAGGGGCATCATGCTTCTTTTGAGCCACATGGGGAGAATTACATCCATGTATTAGAAAAACTAGGTGCCCGCTTAAACAGAAAAAATACAACTCTTGCTGACCGGGAGCTTCATGGTAGTGGCTAGAATTTAATCAGAGATCCATGTACAGGTTGATTGTTATGAAACCATGCGATGGAATCTTGATGTTGACAATGTCCAGAAATCTGATTCGTCAGAGAAAAAATCCAACCTTAATTCCCCCATTCAGATCATGAAATATTGGGGTTAACAGTTTGCGATGTAAGATGGGTTGAGATCTGCTATACGTTAACTTTCTTTTGTTCaaatgttttcttttgttttgaaaCCTTAATGTTTTCTGTTGTGGGGTGACAATGTCTGGGTTTATGCTAACAAGCAAGAAAAAGGTTATATGCAATGAGTTCCCAATCTTGAAATATTGAAATATTGAAGCATATCTTGGAACGACGGAGTTCCCAATCTTCATGGTAGATGATGGGACACTGGATGCTGAAGTTGCTTATTATCTCGCGTAGAACAATAGCATGTCCTTATTTTTTGCTATGTTTTGCCCATGTTGATTACGATGGCATTGTTTTGAACATTCTATCTGTGTTGATAAGAAAGGAGATGATTTGGTATGCCCTCCTTGCAGAGGATCGAGCCTGGTCGGTTGGTTCTTGGTTGGGTGTTGTTGAGACGATCCAAGCCACCAGCAATTCGAGCTTGTCTTCATGGTGTGTAATTATATTTAGGTAGACAAAATCCCCTGATGATAGCCCAAAAAGAAGATTCGGCGTGACATGGAGATAAACTGTTGCGTGCGGTAGGAAAGAGACAAACATATTCAGAAATCCAAACCACCAGGATGACAGTTGCGAGATGGCGATTGGATGGTGCTGACACATCTTGCTAGCGAGGAGGCTGTTTGCCGAAATTGGACTTTGGATTGTTATAAAATTTCAGTTTAGACCAATTCTTGTTAACAATAACATGTTATTGTGAAAACTATTATGAAAAAAAATTGATTTAGATAATCAAAATGATGAAGAAATTCCTAAACTTACGTGCGCTGCACGTGCACCCTTTCCAATTTGAAGGGCTGCTTATCGGTTTTAAATCTTGAAGTTTGCACGGTCACTAATATGACCATGCTATTTTAGAGTGATAACCTTCATTTCAGGCAGTAATGAAACTTGAAATGCCAGTTGACTAACAGTAATAAACACCAAGAATACTGGTTGATGTTAATGGGAATTATGATTAGCGATGattcattttatgctctggtggaacgggt
Coding sequences within:
- the LOC123080603 gene encoding uncharacterized protein, with protein sequence MGSIMKLYYEWEIQVLVLLSFMLQMFLFFAGSLRRRTINSFLRFFTWIAYLGADLVAVYTLGYLSRHEDATTGLSFFWAPFLLIHLGGQDTITALAMEDNKLWLRHLLTLFMQVVLALYVFWKSIDKHGVELLVSDVFVFAAGIIKYGERVWSLKCGSFETLEGSTGQQYKQQVPGEVAEDPYSHIVCAVLHRMPRVFRIFTARSGDSGNVIQETPSNWVKRMRLELGMMYDDLYTKSCVLRTRSGIILRCISQVSVLVALVLFLTSDKRRYNRADIAITWSLFVGCFLLEVCAMFILIMSPWSWAWLKMRRCSMLAKLSWFLLCSGIGWPERKPYLNSIGQYNFHRWLDAGSDQPRSYGRRAMTTVIKSLVSLVGVKEDKMLFWMSRLLDTEHVEADKDTMECVVKGITDFDAEINRDPRHWPKLGGIVQELQDIREDFGGKVALVHFITEAHLRKYPLHPPSDMETDTGTSCIVLVEVCRKLSNYMAYLLVTHPSMLPLNDSALYTLEKMAHLFPHLIDEQQDSEGFFNIEPSMETLQELVDIWTKLLIYAATKSRPELHAAHLARGGELITFAWLFLSHNFLGDSEVIKVQLTNANQRGTIAYVFGNPAPR